The Desulfomicrobium orale DSM 12838 genome includes a window with the following:
- a CDS encoding GspE/PulE family protein translates to MSFLQKLYDLDLISRKESERLAKVKRSDEPLYLTAVRMGVMSDDDYLRAASEFFDLEVTGALSENYSPEPFATLPVPFLDENLVFPVRQDAEAVVFAVHDPLAVRVRDVLARLYPQHELRLVLAREELIRSWIRRYFGADEAVPEETVEDAGLTADVEGLKDLASEAPVIKTVNQMLTRAVEIGASDIHVEPFLDRVQVRFRADGLLYEHEVLPKRMLQGLTTRVKIMAQMDIAERRLPQDGRIQIKVAGKNIDLRVSCLPVMYGESIVLRILDKQSISFSLGSLGFPDRELSRFNSLIRQPYGIILVTGPTGSGKTTTLYSALHDINSPDKKIITVEDPVEYELDGINQVQVNTTAGLTFARGLRSIVRQDPDVILIGEIRDQETADIAIQSALTGHLVFSTLHTNNAAGAVARLLEMGAEDYLLASSIIGIMAQRLVRVLCPHCKEAYTMPGGVRQRFGLDGGEIFRPKGCAHCGQTGYRGRVAIFELLEIDDEIRELMLLRKSASALTAAGVAKGMRLLRDDGLAKVRDGVTSLDEVIRVAGGGGLEGVG, encoded by the coding sequence ATGTCTTTTTTGCAGAAGCTCTACGATCTCGACCTCATTTCCCGCAAGGAAAGCGAGCGGCTGGCCAAGGTCAAACGTTCCGACGAACCGCTCTATCTGACCGCCGTGCGTATGGGCGTCATGAGCGATGACGACTATCTGCGGGCCGCAAGCGAGTTTTTCGATCTGGAAGTGACGGGAGCCCTGTCCGAGAATTATTCGCCGGAACCTTTCGCCACTCTGCCGGTTCCATTTCTGGATGAAAATTTGGTCTTTCCCGTACGGCAGGACGCGGAGGCTGTGGTTTTCGCCGTGCACGACCCCTTGGCCGTGCGCGTGCGGGACGTGCTGGCCCGGCTGTACCCTCAGCATGAACTGCGTCTGGTTCTGGCCAGGGAGGAGCTGATCCGGTCCTGGATTCGGCGGTATTTCGGCGCGGATGAGGCTGTTCCCGAGGAAACCGTCGAGGACGCGGGACTGACCGCCGACGTGGAGGGCCTGAAGGATCTGGCCTCCGAGGCGCCGGTCATCAAGACCGTGAACCAGATGCTGACCCGGGCCGTGGAGATCGGGGCCAGCGACATCCATGTGGAGCCTTTTCTGGACCGGGTGCAGGTCCGTTTTCGCGCCGACGGTCTCCTCTACGAGCACGAGGTTTTGCCCAAGCGTATGCTTCAGGGGCTGACCACCCGCGTGAAGATCATGGCCCAGATGGATATCGCCGAACGCCGCCTGCCTCAGGACGGCCGCATCCAGATCAAGGTGGCGGGCAAAAATATCGATCTGCGCGTGTCCTGTCTGCCGGTCATGTACGGCGAGTCCATCGTGCTGCGTATCCTCGACAAGCAGAGCATTTCCTTTTCCTTGGGCAGCCTTGGCTTTCCCGACCGGGAACTTTCGCGCTTCAACAGTCTCATCCGTCAGCCCTACGGCATCATTCTGGTTACCGGCCCCACCGGCAGCGGCAAGACCACCACGTTGTACTCGGCACTGCACGACATCAACTCGCCGGACAAGAAGATCATCACCGTGGAAGACCCGGTGGAATACGAGCTGGACGGCATCAACCAGGTGCAGGTCAATACCACTGCGGGACTGACCTTTGCCCGGGGCCTGCGCTCCATCGTGCGTCAGGACCCGGATGTGATCCTCATCGGTGAGATCCGCGACCAGGAAACGGCGGATATCGCCATCCAGTCGGCTCTGACCGGCCATCTCGTTTTTTCCACGCTGCATACCAACAATGCCGCCGGTGCCGTGGCCCGGCTGCTGGAAATGGGCGCGGAGGATTATCTCCTTGCATCCTCTATTATCGGCATCATGGCCCAGCGGCTGGTGCGCGTGCTTTGTCCGCATTGCAAGGAAGCCTACACCATGCCCGGCGGAGTACGGCAGCGTTTCGGTCTGGACGGCGGGGAGATTTTTCGTCCCAAGGGCTGCGCTCATTGTGGCCAGACCGGTTATCGGGGCCGCGTGGCCATTTTCGAGCTGCTGGAAATTGATGACGAAATCCGCGAGCTCATGCTGCTGCGGAAAAGTGCCTCCGCCCTGACCGCCGCCGGAGTGGCCAAAGGCATGCGGCTGCTGCGTGATGACGGGCTGGCCAAAGTCCGTGACGGCGTGACCTCATTGGATGAAGTCATTCGTGTGGCCGGCGGTGGAGGATTGGAAGGAGTCGGATGA